The genomic window AGATGTATGTACTTATCTTTTTTATCAATATTTTCTATATTTGAAAATAAATTGCCAAGTACTATTGAAAGTGGAAAAAACAAAGGTGCCACATATGTTACAAGCTTGCTTTGAGATAAGCTGTAAAATACGAATATAAAGCCACCAAATGTCAACAAAAATATTAAATCATCCTTTTGAATCTCTTTAAATTTTGATATTTTGTATGCTTTTATCATGCTAAAAATAAATAAGGTCCACGGCAAAAACCCGAAAATTACAACAGGTATAAATGTCCAGATAGGTTGTGTATGTTCTAAAGGCTCTAGGTATCTCAAAAATTCTTGTTTTAAGAAGAAGTAATAGTAAAAATCACTTACCTGTTGTCCTGCCATATAAATCCATGGTAGACATAAAGCAAGAAGCAATATAATACCTATTGGTGATATCAATCTGAAAAAGCTTTTAAATTGTTTTGTAAATATTGACCACAAGAAAAGTATTGCAAATGGGAAAATTATGCCAATGAGTGCTTTTGATAAAAACCCAAACGCCATTCCTATATACATAAGATATACAAAATATTTTTTGTTAGTTTTTAAATATAAATAACCACTGTAGGTTGACATAGTTATAAAAAATGCATTTGTCATATCTATGAGATTTAGCCTGCCTATTATAAAATAGTACATTGAGCTTGCTAAAATTAAAGATGACCAAAATGCAGTTTTTTGATTTATGATTTTTTTTGCAAATTTGTAGTTTAAAAAAATTCCAATTAACGAAATTGTTACTGTCCAGAACCTTCCAGCAAAATCGTTAAATCCAAAAATTTTAAGTGCTAAAATGTTCATCCAGTAATACAAAGGAGGTTTTTCTAAATATACCGTATAGTTTAGATAAGGTATAATATAGTGTCTAAGCTGTATCATTTCACGCGGAATTTCTACATATCGGGCTTCGTCAGGGTCCATGTATGGCATATACCAAATTAGAGCAAAGTAGCATATAATTATAAATAAAGCATAAAAAATAAGTTTTTCTCTTTTTTCTTCCATACTTTAGCTCCTCAAAATATATTTATAACATTTTATTTGGATTTTGTATATCTCGTTTTTCATTGAATATTAAAAATTCATCAGAATTGGTTTCAAGTTCAATTCTTGGTAGTCTTTGAGTGAGTTTATGATCAAGTGTATTTACTCCATCTCTGGCATAATGCATAAAGTATATATGATTTCTTTGTACTTGAGTTAAGCAAAAAAATATAGCAAACAGCAAAACAAATAATTTCGAATTACTCATACCGTATTAAACTAGCGATTTACATTGTTTTAAAAATTATAAAAACCTTAAATTTCGTTCATTTGTTGAAAAAAAACAAAAAGTAACTATAATCCAAAAGATGGGGGTGTAAAATGAAAAAAATCTTTCTAACAATCGGTTTTTTATTTATTTTAAACGCCACAGCAAACGCTCGCATAATATATAATTTTGGCTACGGTTTTGGCTTACTAAATTCTGGTAATGGTTTTAGCAAACTTGATAAAAAATATTATGATTATTATAAAGCTAGTGTTGATTTCGAGCATTTTTACACTAAAAATTTTAGTGTTATAGCAGAGCCATTTGTTGCGTATGTAAATAGACCAACAGAAGGTGTGTCCTTTGGTTTGAGTGGCTTGTTGAGGTATTATTTTTTAAATGAAACAACATTCAAGACATTTGCCGATGGTGGTTTAGGTGTTTCATACAATACTTTGCAGTATCCAAGCCAAGCTTCAAAATACTTATTTATGCCACAGGTAGGTTTAGGTATAGAATTTAATGTGGGCAAATCTACAAAAATGTTTATAGAGGATAGATTTATACATATGTCTTGTGCTTCCATAAAAGAACCAAACGGAGCTGTAAATTCAAATACAATAATGATTGGGATATCTTTTTAATTAATGGATGAATTTAAAGACTGGCATTGGCAAGTAAAACATTCTTTAAAAAATGTATCAAGTCTTGGTCTTGTAAGTACGGAAGATACACTTGTTACGCCGTATTTGCTTAGTTTGTTTCAAAGCAAAGCCATACTAAATCAATTTATTGAAACAAATGAAAAAGACGAAAAAGGTTTAAAAGACCCTTTGTATGAAAAAAAATTCACAAAAGCAAAGGGTTTAATTCACAGGTATCCTGATAGAGTATTAATTGTTTTAACAAATAAATGTTTTTCAAATTGCAGATTTTGTTTTAGAAAAAATAATTGGGATAATTATGAAGGTTTTAGTTTAAAGAAAGCTATTGAATATTTAAATAGCCAGACTCAAGTAAGAGAAGTGCTAATTAGCGGGGGAGATCCACTAACTTTTGAGGACAAAAGCTTAGCTAACCTTATTGAAAAAATTAGGTCAATTAAACATATAGAGTTAATAAGAATAGCCACACGCGCCTTGAGTGTTTTACCATATAGGATAAGTGATTCTTTGATTGAAGCTTTGAAGCCTTATAAGCCTATTTGGTTTTCAATCCATATAAATCACCCAGATGAGATAACGGATGATTTTATTGAAGCTTCAGGTAAAATTATTGATAGTGGTTTTCCGGTTGTTTCGCAAACCGTGCTATTGCGCGGGATAAACGATGATGCTTTTATACTTAAAGAATTGTTTTGTAAACTTGTTAGTCTGCGCATAAAACCATATTATTTGTTTGGTTGCGATAGGGCGGTGGGCAATGAGCGCTTCAGAGTTAAAATAGAAGATGCGCTAAAAATTATAGGTCTTTTGAGAAATAATATTAGTGGTCTTTGTATGCCATTTTTTGCACTTGATGTTGATGATGGAGGTAAAATTATTTTAGAACCAAACCGTATAATTTCAAAAAAAGATAATATTTATACATTTAAAAACTTTGAAGGTAGGCAATTATATTATGAAGATACCAAGTATTGATGAAATTATTAAAAAAATAAAAAAACAAACAAACCCTGAAAGATTAGGTATGATATTAATCCATAATGGGATTGTAAGAAAAACTTCAAAGGATGGCTCAAAAATTGTGAAAGAGATGTTTGTTAGGTATGATAAAGAACTTTTGGATAAAAAAATAAAAGAATTAAAAACAATACCTGGCATAGAGTATGCATCAGCGTTTATAAATGAAGGAAAACTTAATATTGGCGATGATATTATGCTGGTTATAGTTGCTGGTGATAGAAGAAGCAATATTTTAAAACCCTTTGAAGATTTTATTGAATATATAAAGCAAAATATAGTTAAAGAGCAAGAAATATGAATGAAATAGTTAAAAGAGTTATTGAACACTACAAAGAACCAAAGTTAGAGCTTGAATACTCAAATCCGTTTGAATTACTTATAGCTTTGATTTTATCCGCAAGATGCCTTGATAAAACAACAAATAAGATTACAAAGGAGTTTTTTAAGCGATTTAAAACCCCTTGTGATATAGCAAATTCAAGCCCAGATGAGGTTAACATGCTAATATCTTCATGCAGCATGCACAATTCTAAGGCAAAAAGTATTTTTGAATTGTCAAAAATTTTATGTGATAAGTTTGATAATAAAGTTACAGATGATTTTAATGAGTTAATTAAATTGCCTGGTGTTGGCGAAAAAACAGCTAATATTTTACTTGCATTTGGTTTTTCAAAGCCCACAATAGGTGTAGATACGCATGTGGCGCGTGTTTGCAAACGGCTTGGAATTTCAAAAACCACTGACCCAAAATAAGTTGAGGAATCGATTAAATCTATTTGCGAAAAGCAATACTGGGTAGCTTTTTTTTCTGGTTTGATATTGCATGGTAGGTATATTTGCACAGCAAAAAAAGCCCATTGTGATAATTGTTTTTTAAGTGATTTGTGTGCCAAAAACATTTAGGTTTTAACTACTGTTTTGATGACAGTTATTGCAAAATTTGTAAAGGTTACTGTTGCAAAGGCGAGGGTTATGTGTTTTTAGAGCAAAGTGATATAGAATCTATTGCTATTTATTTAAATTTAGAAATTGAGCAATTTATTCAGATTTATACAAGGAAATTCTATGATAAAATTGTACTTGCAAATGTAAAAATTAATGGAGAGTATACGTGTTGTTTTTTGAACGATGGTTTGTGTGAAATCTATCCAAGTAGGCCCAGTCAGTGCAAGACCTTTCCTTTCTGGGATAGCATGAAGAATTTAAGCATTGAGGAATTAAAGCAATTATGCCCTGCAATTAAAAAATAATGGTTGACTTTTCTTTAAAATTTCTATAGTTTATAGCCAGCTTATGAAAAGTTTGAGCAAAGTTGAAGTAAAAGGCTTGGAAGCGCTTTTTTACGATGAGCTTATTAGTTTAATTAGTGGTTTTACATACAAAAATTTTCTAAATGTCATCCTCAACGCATGTGAAGGATCTTCAGTTAAAATGAACGAAATTGGCAGAAATTATAGTATTGTGGATTATGGATGCGGCTCTGGCATGGCACTATGCAAATTTGCAGAACTATCTCAAGGTCAAATCATTGGTTTTGATATTGGCAAAACCATGCTTTATAGAGCTTATAAAAAGTGCAAATCCTGCAAAAATGTAAAAATTTTTTACCACGATATTAGAGTGTCTTCGCCGTTTTTGGTTGATAAAGTATTTATATCTTTTGTTTTGCACGGTTTTGATCATAAAGACAGGCTTAAGATAATAAAAAATGCATACTCAAACTTAAAACCAAATGGTGAATTTTGTATTTTAGACTATAATGAATTTGATTTTGACAGTAAACCTTTTTGGTTTAGGAAATTGTTTAACCACTTTGAGTGCCCTTTGGCTGTAGAATTCATCAATACTCCTATTAAAGAAATTTTAAGAAGCGTTGGTTTTAAAAGTTTTTATGAGTATTATTACTACAAAGGGCTTGTGAGGTTACTTGTTGCAAAGAAGTGAAATTGCAATTGCTCTCTCAAATTCAAATATAGTATTAAAAGAACTGAAACATTTTAATGCTATAGAAGAAATATATGAAAAATACAATCCAAAAGTTGATAAAAAAAAGATAGATTCCGATTTAAATTATGTTTATAAGAACAATATCGAGGTTATTGACTATTTTGACGAAAATTATCCCCAAAATCTTAAAAATATTGATTATCCACCTATAGTATTATTTGTTAAAGGTCATTTTGATGTTTCAAAATTGTTTTTTTCTATAGTTGGCACAAGATATCCATCGGGTTATGGTGAAAAATGTACTTCGATTTTTTCAAAAGAGCTTACTTTATCAAGTTTTTCAATTGTTAGTGGTCTGGCAAGGGGCATTGATAGTATTGCTCACAAAATCTGTTTGCAAAACAAAGGATACAGCATAGGTGTGCTTGGCTGTGGCATTGATATAGTTTATCCAAAAGAAAATCAGCCATTATTTGATATGATGGCTCAAATGGGTGCTATAATAACTGAATTTGCTATACAAACACCACCAAACGCATATAATTTTCCAAGAAGGAATAGGATAATTACTGGCTTAAGTGAAGGTTTGCTCGTTGTTGAAGCTGACATAAAAAGTGGTTCTTTAATTAGCGCAAAGTATGCGCAAGAACAATCAAAACCTGTATTTGCAATACCAGGTGAAATTTTTTCAAAAAGAAGTTTTGGTACAAATCAGCTAATTAAAGATGGTGCGTTTTTAGCCCAAGATCCTTCTGACATAATTTTATACTTTTATAAAGAAATGAAAAACGCTATAAAAGATCTTGATGAAAATAAAAAAGAAACCGAGCTAACAAAAAAAGAAACTTATGTATTAAATAGCATAGAAGGTGAAGCCAGTCTTGATGAAATTGCTGATAAAACTAATCTTTCAATTGATGAGATAGTTTGTGTGATATTTGATTTGGAAGTTAAAGGTGCGATTAAGCGACTTGACTTTGATAGGGTGAGAAAATTATGAATTTGGTTATAGTAGAATCTCCTGCAAAAGCTAAAACTATATCGCGTTTTTTAGGCAAAGACTATGAGGTTATAGCATCTTATGGACACATAAGGGATTTGCCTAAAAACAACTTTGGTGTTGATATCGAACATGATTTTAAGCCAAAATACACTATTTTAAAAGATAAAAAGCCTATAGTTGAAAAAATCAAAACGCTAAGCGAGCAATCAGATAGAGTCTATATTGCTACAGATGAAGACAGGGAAGGCGAGGCTATTGGCTACCACATTGTTGAAGCTGGCAAAGTCCCAAAAGACAAAGTAGAACGTATAGTCTTTCACGAAATTACAAAAGACGCTATATTAAATGCATTAAAAAACCCCAGAAGCATAGATAAATTAATGGTGGATTCACAAGAGTCCAGACGTATTTTGGATAGAATAGTAGGCTACAAGCTTTCTCCACTTCTGGCAAAAAAGATCAGGCGAGGACTTTCTGCCGGGAGGGTTCAATCTGTTGCGCTAAAGCTAATAGTGGAAAGAGAAGAAGAGATAAAAAATTTCACAAAACAAGAATACTGGACACTTCACTTGATTTTTTCTGATAAAAATAAGGATGTTGAATCAATTCTTACAACTATTGATAATGTTGAGTTAGATAAGTTTTCGATTGAGAATGCTGAAAAAGCATCGCAGGTTAAATCAGAAATTTTAAAAGAACAATTTGTTGTTGAAAATATAACAAAAAAAACATTGATAAGAAAACCAAAGCCACCATATATCACAAGTACACTTCAAGCCGAAGCCTCAACAATACTGGGTTTTTCTCCAAAAAAAACAATGCAAATTGCACAAAAACTTTACGAAGGTGTGAGTTTGCAAAAAGAACGTATGGGGCTTATTACATATATGAGGACAGATTCTTTAAATGTAGCAAGACAAGCTCAAGAAGAAGCACTGGACATAATAAAAAAGTTTTATGGTCAAGATTATGCGCCAAAGCAACCAAACATTTACAAAACAAAATCTAAAACAGCTCAAGAGGCTCACGAAGCTATAAGGCCAACAAAACCTTCGCTTTTGCCAGATATGGTGAAAGAGTATTTAACTCAAGATGAGTATAAATTGTACAATCTCATATGGAAAAAATTTATGGCAAGTCAGGCTGCAAGTGCAAAAATCAATTCTGTAAATATAATTTTTTCTTCTAAACGCTTTAAATCAAAAGCAAATTTTAATGAGCTTGTTTTTGATGGGTATTTAAAAATTTGGGATTTATCAGATAATGATTTTCAACAAGCACCAAATTTTAAACAAAATGATAATGTGATATTAAAAGAAGTTTTAGAAAAACAACATTTTACTGAACCACCACCGCGCTACAGTGAAGCAAGTCTTATAAAGACACTTGAATCGTATGGCATTGGTAGGCCTTCAACTTATGCGACAATCATTGATACAATATTAGAAAGACAGTATGTGGTGCTAAATGACAAAAAATTTTATCCCACACAGATTGGCATAATCGTTTCAAAGGCGCTTGATGATTATTTCAAAGATATTATAAATGTTGATTTTACTGCAAAGCTTGAAGAGGATCTGGATAATGTAGCAAAAAATAAGGTTGATAAGACTCAATTGTTAAAAAATTTTTACGAAAAATTCCGTATTATGCTTGATAAAGCTTATGAGCAAATGGACAGCATAAAACCAAAAGATGAACCAACGGACATGGTTTGTGAGCTTTGCGGTGCTCCAATGGTTATAAGACAGGGGCGTTTCGGTAAATTTCTTGCTTGTTCAAATTATCCAAAGTGCAAAAATACAAAGTCTTTAAATGAAGAAATTGTTGATATAATATGTGATAAATGCGGTGCTAAAATGGTGGTTAAATACTCAAAAAAAGGTGGTAAATTTCTTGCCTGTTCTAATTATCCAGAGTGTAAAAATACTATGCCATATCCCACGGGCTTAAAGTGTCCTGTCTGCGGGGGGGATTTAGTTGAAAAAATCTCAAAACGTGGAAAATTTTACGGCTGCAGCAATTATCCAACCTGCAAGTTTACTATACGAGGCAATATAATTAATAAAAAATGCCCAAAATGCGGCTATGAATTGTTTAGAGTATTAAAAGACTCTTTAAAATGCGCTAATCCTGATTGTGACTATAAAGAACCAATTGAAAAAGAAATACTTGAAAAATTATAGTATATTGTTTATAGTGTATGTGTATTTGAAGGAGGTAGTGGGATGTCAAGGAAATGTGAGATATGTGGGAAAAGTGTTCACGTTGGAAATAATGTAAGCCACTCAAACAGGAAGACAAAGAAAGTCTGGTACCCCAATCTTCAGAAGGTTAAAGTTTTATTAAATGGCAAACCAAAAAGAATAATTGTTTGTACAACATGTTTGAAGTCCGGTAAAATTCAAAAAGTAATATGAAATGAAGTTTATTGTTATCTAAAGCGTTAGCAAAAAAAGGGAGATTTTTGGAACACTTTCGTGTGCTTTAGAATGACGACACACAACTGTCATCCGAAAATCGATAACTAAGTTAGTCATCCTGAGTGTCAGCGAAGTTAGTCATTTGAAGCATTGGTGAAGTATCTGCCCTAAGTGCTTTTTGGAATAGAAAAGTTTTAAAATGTTTGGTATATCTGATAGTGAACTTCTTGTAATATTGTTTATATTAATTGTAATTGTTGGTCCAAGGCGTTTGCCTGAAATTGCAAGAGAGTTTGCTAAATTCTATCGAGCTTTTATAAAAGCTTATGAACAAGCAAAAAACGATATAAAACAAAATATTGATATTGATAGTGAATATATTGAGGATTTCAAAAAAATAAAAGATATTAAAAAATTTACAAATTTTAAAGATGTTAATCCAACAGAAAAACTAAAAAGCCAGTGGAAAGATTTGTTAAACGAAGCAAAAACTCAAGAACCCGATAAAGAAAAAGAAAACAATACAAATGAAGAAAGATCCAAATAATATGACTTTGCTTGAGCATTTAGAAGAGCTCAGGCTAAGGATTATCTATGTAACAATTGTGCTTGGTATATTGGCACTTATTACATTTCATTATTCGCTTCAAATTTTGCAGTTTATAATGGAACCTCTTTTAAAAGTTTTACCTAAAACAAGCCATGTTATATTTACAGGCATAACAGAAGCTTTTTGGGTAAGGATGGAAGTGTCATTGTATGCGGCTTTGCTGTTTGGTTTGCCTTATGTGTTTTATCATATATGGATGTTTGTAAATCCAGGTTTAACCAAAAAAGAAAAGAAAGTTGTCTTACCTTTTGTTCTTTTTGCTACCATATTTTTTTTATTGGGATGTTTATTTGCATATAAAGTGATATTGCCTATTGGTTTGAAATTCTTAGTTAGCTATGGTGGAGCAGAAATATCTGCGATGCCAAGTATTAAGCAGTATGTATCATTTTTTTTAAGAATTTGTTTTGCGTTTGGACTTATATTTGAGATGCCGGTTTTAAGTTTTATTTTGGCAAAAGCAGACATTATAGATGCAAAATGGCTTATAAAAAAATGGGACTATGCAATACTTGCTGCATTTATAGTAGCAGCAATACTTGCTCCGCCCGATGTACTGTCTCAGTTTTTAATGGCAATACCTATGATTTTGCTATATGTTGTAAGTATTGGTGTAGTTTACCTTGCACAAAAGCCAAAAAATGAGGAAGAAGATTGATTTATGTGTTTGTATTTTTAATGGGATTAATATTTGGCAGTTTCTTAAATGTTTGCATTTACAGAATACCACGAGGTATTTCCATCATAACGCCACCTTCCAGCTGTCCTACATGCAACACTCCTATAAAATGGTACGATAATATACCCGTATTAAGCTATGTAATATTAAAAGGCAAGTGCAGAAACTGTAAATCAAAAATATCTCTTAAATATCCAATAATCGAGATTTTTGGTGGATTAATTGCATTAGGTGTATTTTTAAAATTTGGTTTAAGTTTAAACACTATTTTTTGGATTATTTTTGGTTACTGTTTGCTTGTTTTGAGCTTTATTGATTTAGAATTATTTATTATACCAGATATAATAAACATTTTATTACTGATTTTTGGGATTTTATTTGCAATTTTTAATGGCAAAATTACAGAGGGTTTAATTGGTGGCGTTTTTGGTTTTATACTATTTTATAGTGTAGCCAAAATATTTTCAAAAATATTAAAACAAGAAGCTCTTGGTTTTGGCGATGTTAAATTACTTGGTGTTATAGGCGTGTGGTTAGGGTGGGTTGGAGTGGTATACACTATTTTTTTTGCATCATTTATAGGTTCTATTGTTGGGATTTTATTAGTTGCATTATTTGGTAAAACATTTAAAGCAAAGATACCTTTTGGTCCATTTTTAGCTTTGAGTGCGTTTTCTTATATTTTTTTTGGTAAAGAATTGATGCATTTTTTGTATGGAATTTAGTTATTTTTTTTCTTGCAAATTCGATAACAATTTGTTAAGTTTTAAAAAACAAAAGGTGATTTAATGGTTGAATCATACCCAATAGTTGATGTTTTTAATGCTTATTTTAACTATCAGGTGAAATTTTCCAATTTGTATAGCTTTTTTAATGAAGACTCCAGGGTTAATATCCAGGCTATAAAGGATGAGTTTAAAAAAATAGCTAAAAAACACAGTATGTATCTTCAGGATAGAAATATTCCTGTAATGACAACTCTAAAATCACTCACATCAAAAAGTTACAAATTCTGGCAAGCTGATTTTTATGACCCTAAAAATTCTATATTTATTGAGTTGGAGTTAAATACACAAAAACATCAGTCTGCGTGGGTAAATGCAATTGGCCAAACCTTTATGTATATTGCGGATGAAAACTACAGGCATTCTGTATATATAATTTTTATTATAGATAAAGTTATTAAACGAGAACTTAATAACAACGATAAGTACTTGCTTGATTTTTTAACACAGGTTGGCATATACTGCTATAGCATATACTTAAATGATAAAAATGAAATCAAGTCTTATACAACAATACCTTCAAATTTGTTCTATGAAAGATAACTATTTGTTATAGTTTAAATGCCTTAAATATTCTTTTTTAAACAAAGGTGTATAATCTATTAAGTTTTCTTTTTCCTTTTTATTTAAAACCCTAACATTGCTTTGAGCACATGTTGTAGGTTTCATCAGGTTAGTCGCAAAATTGTCTTTAATTGGGTAAAAGCCTTCTCCTGCTACGGTTTTGTTACCATGACAGAAAAGACAGCTTCTTGCTTTACCAATTGTATGCGGGAAATATGGTTCCCAATCAGCTCCCATAAATTTATTGTTTACAAGGACTTTACCCTGGGCATTTTTATAACTAAAATAATACTGGTACATTGGTCGCAAAATTACATATTTAGAGCCCATTTTGCCCAATATTACATATTCCCATCTTGTGAACAAATACCCAATATGCCACAATCCTGGCTCCATTTTACCTGTTAAGAAATCTTCTTGCATGGGAGCAGGTGCGCTTTTGCCTTCTTCAATAAGACCTATTGCATGTGATAAAAATTTATCTGCTTGAGGGTTACCTGTTAGTGTAAAAGCTGACCATTTAGTGTAATCTTTTGTATCATCTTTTAATGCATAAAAACCGAAATCGTATATTGTCCATTGAGCATGACAGGCGCTACATGAGACATTTTCGTGATACTTGTGTCCTGGTATGTTTGGGTTAAATAACTTTATGTGTTTAAAAAAACGTTTTGGTTTTGTATGGTAGCCTCCATGGCAGGTTTGGCAGGTTAC from Desulfurella sp. includes these protein-coding regions:
- a CDS encoding glycosyltransferase family 39 protein, coding for MEEKREKLIFYALFIIICYFALIWYMPYMDPDEARYVEIPREMIQLRHYIIPYLNYTVYLEKPPLYYWMNILALKIFGFNDFAGRFWTVTISLIGIFLNYKFAKKIINQKTAFWSSLILASSMYYFIIGRLNLIDMTNAFFITMSTYSGYLYLKTNKKYFVYLMYIGMAFGFLSKALIGIIFPFAILFLWSIFTKQFKSFFRLISPIGIILLLALCLPWIYMAGQQVSDFYYYFFLKQEFLRYLEPLEHTQPIWTFIPVVIFGFLPWTLFIFSMIKAYKISKFKEIQKDDLIFLLTFGGFIFVFYSLSQSKLVTYVAPLFFPLSIVLGNLFSNIENIDKKDKYIHLSVFGIFFVALIGFCFIQNVYMGLEKWFILITPPAIILILLGILPFVVKNTTKTFLSIFFGMMIFYNLSIFPTEAYTIYYKTTKPVALFVDKIYKKGDILGQYKLYRQSFNYYTQKRTIQIDSVNELGFGRSHLSPKEQEKWFPNIEQFKKVWDSDKRVILLIKTKEIPKFAYRHYYVLLKEPYFSIISNKGQID
- a CDS encoding acyloxyacyl hydrolase; translated protein: MKKIFLTIGFLFILNATANARIIYNFGYGFGLLNSGNGFSKLDKKYYDYYKASVDFEHFYTKNFSVIAEPFVAYVNRPTEGVSFGLSGLLRYYFLNETTFKTFADGGLGVSYNTLQYPSQASKYLFMPQVGLGIEFNVGKSTKMFIEDRFIHMSCASIKEPNGAVNSNTIMIGISF
- a CDS encoding KamA family radical SAM protein, which encodes MDEFKDWHWQVKHSLKNVSSLGLVSTEDTLVTPYLLSLFQSKAILNQFIETNEKDEKGLKDPLYEKKFTKAKGLIHRYPDRVLIVLTNKCFSNCRFCFRKNNWDNYEGFSLKKAIEYLNSQTQVREVLISGGDPLTFEDKSLANLIEKIRSIKHIELIRIATRALSVLPYRISDSLIEALKPYKPIWFSIHINHPDEITDDFIEASGKIIDSGFPVVSQTVLLRGINDDAFILKELFCKLVSLRIKPYYLFGCDRAVGNERFRVKIEDALKIIGLLRNNISGLCMPFFALDVDDGGKIILEPNRIISKKDNIYTFKNFEGRQLYYEDTKY
- a CDS encoding molybdenum cofactor biosynthesis protein MoaE; translation: MKIPSIDEIIKKIKKQTNPERLGMILIHNGIVRKTSKDGSKIVKEMFVRYDKELLDKKIKELKTIPGIEYASAFINEGKLNIGDDIMLVIVAGDRRSNILKPFEDFIEYIKQNIVKEQEI
- the nth gene encoding endonuclease III; this translates as MNEIVKRVIEHYKEPKLELEYSNPFELLIALILSARCLDKTTNKITKEFFKRFKTPCDIANSSPDEVNMLISSCSMHNSKAKSIFELSKILCDKFDNKVTDDFNELIKLPGVGEKTANILLAFGFSKPTIGVDTHVARVCKRLGISKTTDPK
- a CDS encoding YkgJ family cysteine cluster protein; the encoded protein is MCQKHLGFNYCFDDSYCKICKGYCCKGEGYVFLEQSDIESIAIYLNLEIEQFIQIYTRKFYDKIVLANVKINGEYTCCFLNDGLCEIYPSRPSQCKTFPFWDSMKNLSIEELKQLCPAIKK
- a CDS encoding class I SAM-dependent methyltransferase, which encodes MKSLSKVEVKGLEALFYDELISLISGFTYKNFLNVILNACEGSSVKMNEIGRNYSIVDYGCGSGMALCKFAELSQGQIIGFDIGKTMLYRAYKKCKSCKNVKIFYHDIRVSSPFLVDKVFISFVLHGFDHKDRLKIIKNAYSNLKPNGEFCILDYNEFDFDSKPFWFRKLFNHFECPLAVEFINTPIKEILRSVGFKSFYEYYYYKGLVRLLVAKK
- the dprA gene encoding DNA-processing protein DprA is translated as MQRSEIAIALSNSNIVLKELKHFNAIEEIYEKYNPKVDKKKIDSDLNYVYKNNIEVIDYFDENYPQNLKNIDYPPIVLFVKGHFDVSKLFFSIVGTRYPSGYGEKCTSIFSKELTLSSFSIVSGLARGIDSIAHKICLQNKGYSIGVLGCGIDIVYPKENQPLFDMMAQMGAIITEFAIQTPPNAYNFPRRNRIITGLSEGLLVVEADIKSGSLISAKYAQEQSKPVFAIPGEIFSKRSFGTNQLIKDGAFLAQDPSDIILYFYKEMKNAIKDLDENKKETELTKKETYVLNSIEGEASLDEIADKTNLSIDEIVCVIFDLEVKGAIKRLDFDRVRKL
- the topA gene encoding type I DNA topoisomerase — encoded protein: MNLVIVESPAKAKTISRFLGKDYEVIASYGHIRDLPKNNFGVDIEHDFKPKYTILKDKKPIVEKIKTLSEQSDRVYIATDEDREGEAIGYHIVEAGKVPKDKVERIVFHEITKDAILNALKNPRSIDKLMVDSQESRRILDRIVGYKLSPLLAKKIRRGLSAGRVQSVALKLIVEREEEIKNFTKQEYWTLHLIFSDKNKDVESILTTIDNVELDKFSIENAEKASQVKSEILKEQFVVENITKKTLIRKPKPPYITSTLQAEASTILGFSPKKTMQIAQKLYEGVSLQKERMGLITYMRTDSLNVARQAQEEALDIIKKFYGQDYAPKQPNIYKTKSKTAQEAHEAIRPTKPSLLPDMVKEYLTQDEYKLYNLIWKKFMASQAASAKINSVNIIFSSKRFKSKANFNELVFDGYLKIWDLSDNDFQQAPNFKQNDNVILKEVLEKQHFTEPPPRYSEASLIKTLESYGIGRPSTYATIIDTILERQYVVLNDKKFYPTQIGIIVSKALDDYFKDIINVDFTAKLEEDLDNVAKNKVDKTQLLKNFYEKFRIMLDKAYEQMDSIKPKDEPTDMVCELCGAPMVIRQGRFGKFLACSNYPKCKNTKSLNEEIVDIICDKCGAKMVVKYSKKGGKFLACSNYPECKNTMPYPTGLKCPVCGGDLVEKISKRGKFYGCSNYPTCKFTIRGNIINKKCPKCGYELFRVLKDSLKCANPDCDYKEPIEKEILEKL
- the rpmB gene encoding 50S ribosomal protein L28, whose amino-acid sequence is MSRKCEICGKSVHVGNNVSHSNRKTKKVWYPNLQKVKVLLNGKPKRIIVCTTCLKSGKIQKVI
- a CDS encoding twin-arginine translocase TatA/TatE family subunit, which codes for MFGISDSELLVILFILIVIVGPRRLPEIAREFAKFYRAFIKAYEQAKNDIKQNIDIDSEYIEDFKKIKDIKKFTNFKDVNPTEKLKSQWKDLLNEAKTQEPDKEKENNTNEERSK
- the tatC gene encoding twin-arginine translocase subunit TatC; its protein translation is MKKDPNNMTLLEHLEELRLRIIYVTIVLGILALITFHYSLQILQFIMEPLLKVLPKTSHVIFTGITEAFWVRMEVSLYAALLFGLPYVFYHIWMFVNPGLTKKEKKVVLPFVLFATIFFLLGCLFAYKVILPIGLKFLVSYGGAEISAMPSIKQYVSFFLRICFAFGLIFEMPVLSFILAKADIIDAKWLIKKWDYAILAAFIVAAILAPPDVLSQFLMAIPMILLYVVSIGVVYLAQKPKNEEED
- a CDS encoding A24 family peptidase, with the translated sequence MFVFLMGLIFGSFLNVCIYRIPRGISIITPPSSCPTCNTPIKWYDNIPVLSYVILKGKCRNCKSKISLKYPIIEIFGGLIALGVFLKFGLSLNTIFWIIFGYCLLVLSFIDLELFIIPDIINILLLIFGILFAIFNGKITEGLIGGVFGFILFYSVAKIFSKILKQEALGFGDVKLLGVIGVWLGWVGVVYTIFFASFIGSIVGILLVALFGKTFKAKIPFGPFLALSAFSYIFFGKELMHFLYGI